In Anser cygnoides isolate HZ-2024a breed goose chromosome 23, Taihu_goose_T2T_genome, whole genome shotgun sequence, the following are encoded in one genomic region:
- the CFAP74 gene encoding cilia- and flagella-associated protein 74 isoform X7, with translation MNTEDSKFSDKNEEDQKTLLPFLEEEEKEDQAEYQLEEELADSGKMGNKVTSEGAGDKSESSIESLEHCWSDINNIGATKYADRISVLALCRNLKQLNNVAKEKELVVQKIRDELTTCQLRIKMLEKQLEYVDDEIQKEKEADNAAALFRLQAVHRRLCTELEDEKDFELKIALTLKENMLEMWRVETEQGKYEVLHKQLQKDEEELETQYQEKAEARIRKEKIAALQAEENQLSRKKKEEEAEKEYEERHKKMLEGAKKNHEKAVCFLRKSMARIHEENAKEEVKTQEHMEKRIQAVLSLKNSITSNREKLQALQAWNKAMAFKAKKEELKMREAILAEGGNVAKEIFLHKRLLQHEREKQAFRERQKSRKIEIVSRILQEKASIRKQKNRQSCTKASKNGGKLKDSLLWRRKTWHYIEKTCKHPAGAISQLRCSPAEEEADGETTAFVGDDVLCGSAEDEKEKDKTLVEPEFPGLWSQECDLQKVPNEDTDTKQLALSVMKKEIFEKKMEEFQTTVSHKQIVSGHEPRGRTFYSKPSYIHFKDFDVGKIYKKKIVLTNASYSVNFCRLVGISEWLKDFITIQFEPPGKMSPGISCEVGVTFKPAIDENLEGEVMFMAQTGSFSVPLKCTAKTCILALDKVLIDFGTRVVGETISRTINLTNTGALGTRFKVQASAGDSSTCRATAKSSPGNTALKAQFKLSEQLTQGALSFRSDLDTDNARNLMEPSPEETSQEIMLGKVTEGEIGPFSSVKLQIIFIPAIPGAVRAEFVIMFDNSDCKPLCFSAIGVSVDVPVWVPNPNIDLKICMYDRLYQDRVVIQSRAKATLRLKFEVCKELSKHMELLPKTGYIQAQSSFTVQLKFLPRARQKIELHRSLHSLPQDAGSYFNEETSVLEVPVTILIADKTKQVNFTVHAIVTTSELEISPAEIDFGYCTIYEAVQTNVTLTNKSILPQEFGFVELPEFVEIQPNDGFGVLLPLESLTLDIIFKANKAKEYSFELTCKSESNRRFKLSCRAVGVHPPLELSHSLVQFAATALNDVSTATLYVMNSHVSVNHFTHAVPRIGNGEVAPVGPASFEFCVPEDCPVTVTPSVGTVLPGKKSLIQVSFRPTLSDQLIREEAARRLCRAAATGAEIQKKKKDEKREGKKLNIPITRRQSSRQFVRDGSSKYLSSSSSSEQPESKEIKPDSEAYMAAQASLMRNFRGRFEKYIIPCFVASGDIDEKRGSENLTCSPYNTLYLELHCPAVAPSVVVTSDNGKNIVNFGDVAVGHTIIQRVTIQNISPEKLELGFSVLNPSGPFLLVRPVRILEPGDNKALIISFSPNENKWFFEALDIRTAQKNLTLSITGRGVMPSVVCSVEEVLDMGYVLAREKTTSTFEIQNTSTLTLQYSIQLDSLSPTRNKDQQRLPSFLTSSLQRTEIVGTQNYTGLSVFSIFPTQGEILAGKSQDFVVTFSPDHESLYYSDRLKVVLFGKLSTLCTREVMGASLLPHC, from the exons ATGAATACTGAAGATAGTAAGTTCAGTGATAAGAATGAAGAGGACCAAAAAACTCTTTTACCAtttctggaagaggaagagaaagaagaccAAGCTG aATACCAGCTTGAAGAAGAGTTGGCTGATAGTGGCAAGATGGGGAACAAGGTCACTTCTGAAGGAGCTGGAGACAAGTCTGAGTCTAGCAT AGAGAGCTTGGAACACTGTTGGAGCGACATTAATAATATTGGGGCTACGAAGTATGCAGATAGAATTTCCGTATTAGCCTTATGCAGGAACCTAAAACAGCTCAACAACGTAGCCAAAGAAAAGGAACTTGTGGTCCAGAAAATCAG aGATGAGCTGACTACCTGCCAGCTGCGGATCAAAATGCTAGAAAAGCAGCTGGAGTACGTAGACgatgaaatacaaaaagagaaggagGCTGACAATGC CGCAGCCCTGTTCCGCCTACAGGCAGTGCACAGGCGACTGTGCACTGAACTGGAGGATGAGAAGGATTTTGAGTTGAAAATTGCTTTGACgctgaaagaaaacat GCTTGAGATGTGGCGGGTAGAAACTGAGCAGGGAAAATACGAAGTCCTCCATAAACAACTTCAAAAAGATGAGGAGGAGCTAGAGACTCAATaccaagaaaaagcagaagcacgGATTCgtaaggaaaaaatagcagcactgcaagcagaagaaaatcagcTGTCAAGAAAAAA aaaagaagaggaagccgagaaagaatatgaagaaaggcataaaaaaatgcttgaagGAGCCAAAAAGAACCATGAAAAAGCAGTCTGCTTCCTGAGAAAAAGCATGGCAAG AATTCATGAGGAGAATGCAAAGGAAGAAGTGAAAACTCAGGAGCATATGGAGAAAAGGATACAAGCTGTGCTCTCCCTGAAAAACAGCATAACTTCCAATAGG gaaaaactTCAAGCACTCCAGGCTTGGAACAAAGCAATGGCCTTTAAGGCAAAGAAAGAGGAGTTGAAGATGAGGGAGGCCATCCTAGCAGAAGGAGGCAATGTTGCCAAGGAAATTTTTCTCCATAAACGACTGTTACAGcatgaaagagagaaaca agCTTTTAGAGAAAGGCAAAAGTCAAGAAAAATTGAGATTGTATCTCgaattttacaagaaaaagcaTCCATTCGTAAGCAGAAAAATCGTCAGTCATGTACTAAGGCAAGTAAGAATGGTGGTAAACTTAAGGATTCTTTACTGTGGAGAAGGAAAACATGGCACTATATTGAGAAGACCTGCAAACATCCAGCTGGAGCAATATCACAG TTGAGGTGCTCACCAGCTGAGGAAGAAGCTGATGGAGAGACAACTGCTTTTGTAGGAGATGATGTGCTCTGTGGAAGTGCTGAAGATGAGAAAGAGAAGGACAAGACCTTAGTAGAACCAGAGTTCCCTGGACTTTGGAGTCAAGAATGTGACTTGCAGAAG GTACCCAACGAAGACACGGATACAAAGCAGCTGGCTCTGAGTGTAAtgaaaaaagagatttttgagaaaaaaatggaggaattCCAAACTACAGTTTCTCACAAGCAAATAGTGTCTGGTCATGAACCTAGGGGACGTACTTTCTATAGTAAACCAAGCTACATTCATTTCAAG GATTTTGATGTTGGTAAAATCTACAAAAAGAAGATAGTTTTGACAAATGCATCCTACAGTGTTAACTTCTGCAGACTGGTGGGAATCAGTGAATGGCTGAAGGACTTCATCACCATTCA GTTTGAGCCACCTGGCAAAATGTCTCCTGGAATATCCTGTGAAGTAGGAGTAACCTTTAAGCCAGCG atAGACGAAAATCTGGAAGGAGAAGTCATGTTTATGGCCCAGAcaggttctttttctgttccattgAAATGTACAGCCAAGACATGCATT CTGGCACTAGATAAAGTGCTCATTGACTTTGGCACTCGTGTGGTGGGAGAGACAATTTCACGGACCATCAACCTGACAAACACTGGTGCTTTGGGAACAAGATTCAAAGTTCAGGCGTCAGCAGGTGACAGTAGTACATGCAGAGCAACAGCAAAATCTTCTCCTGGAAATACTGCTCTTAAAGCCCAGTTTAAGCTTTCAG aacaACTTACGCAAGGTGCATTAAGTTTCAGATCGGATCTAGACACAGATAATGCACGTAATTTAATGGAACCTTCTCCTGAAGAAACATCACAAGAAATTATGCTGGGAAAG GTTACTGAAGGGGAAATTGGACCCTTCAGCTCCGTCAAACTTCAGATTATATTTATCCCAGCTATCCCTGGGGCTGTACGGGCAGAGTTTGTGATCATGTTTGACAACTCAGACTGCAAACCA TTGTGCTTTAGTGCCATTGGAGTTTCTGTTGATGTACCAGTTTGGGTGCCCAATCCCAACATTGATTTAAAGATCTGTATGTATGACCGACTTTACCAGGACCGTGTTGTCATTCAAAGCAG AGCAAAAGCTACACTGCGTCTGAAGTTTGAAGTCTGCAAAGAATTGAGTAAGCATATGGAACTGCTTCCGAAAACAGGTTACATTCAGGCTCAGTCATCCTTCACTGTGCAACTGAAGTTTTTGCCCAG gGCGAGACAGAAGATAGAACTTCATAGGTCGCT gcaCTCTCTTCCTCAAGATGCAGGGAGCTATTTTAATGAAGAGACGAGTGTTCTGGAAGTTCCAGTGACAATACTGATTGCAGATAAG ACTAAACAAGTTAATTTTACTGTCCATGCAATTGTTACTACTTCTGAATTGGAAATTAGTCCAGCAGAAATCGATTTTGGATACTGCACAATCTATGAAGCTGTGCAGACAAATGTCACACTAACAAACAAGTCCATCTTGCCACAGGAGTTCGGATTTGTGGAACTTCCAGAA TTTGTTGAAATTCAACCGAATGATGGCTTCGGTGTTCTTCTTCCCCTTGAAAGCCTGACACTGGACATAATCTTTAAAGCCAACAAGGCAAAAGAGTATAGCTTTGAACTGACCTGCAAGTCAGAGAGTAATAG acGATTCAAGCTGTCATGCAGAGCAGTTGGAGTCCACCCACCTCTTGAATTGTCTCATTCCTTAGTTCAATTTGCCGCAACAGCTCTAAATGATGTGTCTACAGCAACACTGTATGTGATGAATTCCCATGTGAGTGTCAACCACTTTACTCATGCTGTCCCAAGAATTGGCAATGGGGAAGTTGCCCCTGTCGGACCCGCTTCGTTTGAATTCTGTGTGCCAGAAGACTGTCCTGTGACAGTCACGCCTTCTGTTGGAACTGTGTTGCCTGGGAAG AAAAGCTTGATTCAAGTGTCCTTCAGACCAACATTGTCAGATCAGCTAATCAGAGAAGAGGCAGCTCGGAggctttgcagagcagctgcaacAGGGGCAGAAATACAA aaaaagaagaaagatgaaaagagagagggaaagaaattaaacattcCCATTACCAGACGGCAATCTTCCAGACAGTTTGTAAGGGATGGAAGCAGTAAATACCTGAGTTCTTCAAGTAGTTCTGAGCAACCAGAATCCAAAGAGATAAAGCCTGA TTCAGAAGCTTATATGGCAGCCCAGGCTTCCCTGATGAGGAATTTCAGAGGGAggtttgaaaaatacattatacCATGCTTTGTTGCAAGTGGAGATATTGATGAAAAGAGAGGCTCAGAAAATCTAACCTGCAG CCCCTATAACACCTTGTATTTGGAGTTGCACTGTCCAGCTGTAGCACCATCTGTTGTGGTCACTTCAGATAATGGAAAAAACATAGTCAATTTTGGTGATGTTGCCGTAG GCCACACAATAATTCAGCGAGTTACAATACAAAATATCTCCCCAGAAAAGCTGGAA CTAGGATTCTCAGTTCTGAATCCCAGTGGTCCCTTCCTGTTGGTCAGACCAGTTAGAATACTTGAGCCAGGTGATAATAAAGCCCTCATCAtctctttttctccaaatgaGAATAAATGG TTTTTTGAAGCGCTAGACATCCGGACAGCACAAAAGAACTTAACCCTAAGTATCACGGGGCGTGGGGTGATGCCGTCAGTTGTTTGCTCTGTGGAGGAAGTACTGGATATGGGATACGTCCTTGCCAGAGAGAAGACAACTTCCACATTTGAG ATACAGAACACTTCCACACTGACCCTGCAGTACTCCATCCAACTGGATTCACTTTCGCCAACACGGAACAAAGATCAGCAGAGACTTCCATCCTTTCTCACGTCCTCTTTGCAAAGAACAGAGATTGTTG GAACACAGAACTATACTGGTTTAAGCGTGTTCAGCATCTTTCCGACACAAGGAGAAATTCTTGCCGGGAAGAGCCAGGACTTTGTTGTTACTTTCAGTCCTGACCATGAAAGCCTGTACTATTCGGACCGTCTCAAGGTTGTGCTCTTTGGCAAG CTGTCCACACTGTGTACACGGGAGGTGATGGGAGCCAGCTTGCTGCCGCACTGCTGA
- the CFAP74 gene encoding cilia- and flagella-associated protein 74 isoform X3 produces the protein MNTEDSKFSDKNEEDQKTLLPFLEEEEKEDQAEYQLEEELADSGKMGNKVTSEGAGDKSESSIESLEHCWSDINNIGATKYADRISVLALCRNLKQLNNVAKEKELVVQKIRDELTTCQLRIKMLEKQLEYVDDEIQKEKEADNAAALFRLQAVHRRLCTELEDEKDFELKIALTLKENMLEMWRVETEQGKYEVLHKQLQKDEEELETQYQEKAEARIRKEKIAALQAEENQLSRKKKEEEAEKEYEERHKKMLEGAKKNHEKAVCFLRKSMARIHEENAKEEVKTQEHMEKRIQAVLSLKNSITSNREKLQALQAWNKAMAFKAKKEELKMREAILAEGGNVAKEIFLHKRLLQHEREKQAFRERQKSRKIEIVSRILQEKASIRKQKNRQSCTKASKNGGKLKDSLLWRRKTWHYIEKTCKHPAGAISQLRCSPAEEEADGETTAFVGDDVLCGSAEDEKEKDKTLVEPEFPGLWSQECDLQKVPNEDTDTKQLALSVMKKEIFEKKMEEFQTTVSHKQIVSGHEPRGRTFYSKPSYIHFKDFDVGKIYKKKIVLTNASYSVNFCRLVGISEWLKDFITIQFEPPGKMSPGISCEVGVTFKPAIDENLEGEVMFMAQTGSFSVPLKCTAKTCILALDKVLIDFGTRVVGETISRTINLTNTGALGTRFKVQASAGDSSTCRATAKSSPGNTALKAQFKLSEQLTQGALSFRSDLDTDNARNLMEPSPEETSQEIMLGKVTEGEIGPFSSVKLQIIFIPAIPGAVRAEFVIMFDNSDCKPLCFSAIGVSVDVPVWVPNPNIDLKICMYDRLYQDRVVIQSRAKATLRLKFEVCKELSKHMELLPKTGYIQAQSSFTVQLKFLPRARQKIELHRSLHSLPQDAGSYFNEETSVLEVPVTILIADKTKQVNFTVHAIVTTSELEISPAEIDFGYCTIYEAVQTNVTLTNKSILPQEFGFVELPEFVEIQPNDGFGVLLPLESLTLDIIFKANKAKEYSFELTCKSESNRRFKLSCRAVGVHPPLELSHSLVQFAATALNDVSTATLYVMNSHVSVNHFTHAVPRIGNGEVAPVGPASFEFCVPEDCPVTVTPSVGTVLPGKKKKKDEKREGKKLNIPITRRQSSRQFVRDGSSKYLSSSSSSEQPESKEIKPDSEAYMAAQASLMRNFRGRFEKYIIPCFVASGDIDEKRGSENLTCSPYNTLYLELHCPAVAPSVVVTSDNGKNIVNFGDVAVGHTIIQRVTIQNISPEKLELGFSVLNPSGPFLLVRPVRILEPGDNKALIISFSPNENKWFFEALDIRTAQKNLTLSITGRGVMPSVVCSVEEVLDMGYVLAREKTTSTFEIQNTSTLTLQYSIQLDSLSPTRNKDQQRLPSFLTSSLQRTEIVGTQNYTGLSVFSIFPTQGEILAGKSQDFVVTFSPDHESLYYSDRLKVVLFGKKTAHVIQLKGAAREHPMFVEGGIPLDVPIESLAVTLPVSSQEALKEELQEPVKSILLVLEHIEGENSLVPAKTELRVGAMQTAQFASKKNVEFSFGNLSLLQKKGFTVEFVKGTVDRGQVKCIGVSWVPPADLDTTDPVIETALLTLKGDVQESYRIICMAKVVSACAPGN, from the exons ATGAATACTGAAGATAGTAAGTTCAGTGATAAGAATGAAGAGGACCAAAAAACTCTTTTACCAtttctggaagaggaagagaaagaagaccAAGCTG aATACCAGCTTGAAGAAGAGTTGGCTGATAGTGGCAAGATGGGGAACAAGGTCACTTCTGAAGGAGCTGGAGACAAGTCTGAGTCTAGCAT AGAGAGCTTGGAACACTGTTGGAGCGACATTAATAATATTGGGGCTACGAAGTATGCAGATAGAATTTCCGTATTAGCCTTATGCAGGAACCTAAAACAGCTCAACAACGTAGCCAAAGAAAAGGAACTTGTGGTCCAGAAAATCAG aGATGAGCTGACTACCTGCCAGCTGCGGATCAAAATGCTAGAAAAGCAGCTGGAGTACGTAGACgatgaaatacaaaaagagaaggagGCTGACAATGC CGCAGCCCTGTTCCGCCTACAGGCAGTGCACAGGCGACTGTGCACTGAACTGGAGGATGAGAAGGATTTTGAGTTGAAAATTGCTTTGACgctgaaagaaaacat GCTTGAGATGTGGCGGGTAGAAACTGAGCAGGGAAAATACGAAGTCCTCCATAAACAACTTCAAAAAGATGAGGAGGAGCTAGAGACTCAATaccaagaaaaagcagaagcacgGATTCgtaaggaaaaaatagcagcactgcaagcagaagaaaatcagcTGTCAAGAAAAAA aaaagaagaggaagccgagaaagaatatgaagaaaggcataaaaaaatgcttgaagGAGCCAAAAAGAACCATGAAAAAGCAGTCTGCTTCCTGAGAAAAAGCATGGCAAG AATTCATGAGGAGAATGCAAAGGAAGAAGTGAAAACTCAGGAGCATATGGAGAAAAGGATACAAGCTGTGCTCTCCCTGAAAAACAGCATAACTTCCAATAGG gaaaaactTCAAGCACTCCAGGCTTGGAACAAAGCAATGGCCTTTAAGGCAAAGAAAGAGGAGTTGAAGATGAGGGAGGCCATCCTAGCAGAAGGAGGCAATGTTGCCAAGGAAATTTTTCTCCATAAACGACTGTTACAGcatgaaagagagaaaca agCTTTTAGAGAAAGGCAAAAGTCAAGAAAAATTGAGATTGTATCTCgaattttacaagaaaaagcaTCCATTCGTAAGCAGAAAAATCGTCAGTCATGTACTAAGGCAAGTAAGAATGGTGGTAAACTTAAGGATTCTTTACTGTGGAGAAGGAAAACATGGCACTATATTGAGAAGACCTGCAAACATCCAGCTGGAGCAATATCACAG TTGAGGTGCTCACCAGCTGAGGAAGAAGCTGATGGAGAGACAACTGCTTTTGTAGGAGATGATGTGCTCTGTGGAAGTGCTGAAGATGAGAAAGAGAAGGACAAGACCTTAGTAGAACCAGAGTTCCCTGGACTTTGGAGTCAAGAATGTGACTTGCAGAAG GTACCCAACGAAGACACGGATACAAAGCAGCTGGCTCTGAGTGTAAtgaaaaaagagatttttgagaaaaaaatggaggaattCCAAACTACAGTTTCTCACAAGCAAATAGTGTCTGGTCATGAACCTAGGGGACGTACTTTCTATAGTAAACCAAGCTACATTCATTTCAAG GATTTTGATGTTGGTAAAATCTACAAAAAGAAGATAGTTTTGACAAATGCATCCTACAGTGTTAACTTCTGCAGACTGGTGGGAATCAGTGAATGGCTGAAGGACTTCATCACCATTCA GTTTGAGCCACCTGGCAAAATGTCTCCTGGAATATCCTGTGAAGTAGGAGTAACCTTTAAGCCAGCG atAGACGAAAATCTGGAAGGAGAAGTCATGTTTATGGCCCAGAcaggttctttttctgttccattgAAATGTACAGCCAAGACATGCATT CTGGCACTAGATAAAGTGCTCATTGACTTTGGCACTCGTGTGGTGGGAGAGACAATTTCACGGACCATCAACCTGACAAACACTGGTGCTTTGGGAACAAGATTCAAAGTTCAGGCGTCAGCAGGTGACAGTAGTACATGCAGAGCAACAGCAAAATCTTCTCCTGGAAATACTGCTCTTAAAGCCCAGTTTAAGCTTTCAG aacaACTTACGCAAGGTGCATTAAGTTTCAGATCGGATCTAGACACAGATAATGCACGTAATTTAATGGAACCTTCTCCTGAAGAAACATCACAAGAAATTATGCTGGGAAAG GTTACTGAAGGGGAAATTGGACCCTTCAGCTCCGTCAAACTTCAGATTATATTTATCCCAGCTATCCCTGGGGCTGTACGGGCAGAGTTTGTGATCATGTTTGACAACTCAGACTGCAAACCA TTGTGCTTTAGTGCCATTGGAGTTTCTGTTGATGTACCAGTTTGGGTGCCCAATCCCAACATTGATTTAAAGATCTGTATGTATGACCGACTTTACCAGGACCGTGTTGTCATTCAAAGCAG AGCAAAAGCTACACTGCGTCTGAAGTTTGAAGTCTGCAAAGAATTGAGTAAGCATATGGAACTGCTTCCGAAAACAGGTTACATTCAGGCTCAGTCATCCTTCACTGTGCAACTGAAGTTTTTGCCCAG gGCGAGACAGAAGATAGAACTTCATAGGTCGCT gcaCTCTCTTCCTCAAGATGCAGGGAGCTATTTTAATGAAGAGACGAGTGTTCTGGAAGTTCCAGTGACAATACTGATTGCAGATAAG ACTAAACAAGTTAATTTTACTGTCCATGCAATTGTTACTACTTCTGAATTGGAAATTAGTCCAGCAGAAATCGATTTTGGATACTGCACAATCTATGAAGCTGTGCAGACAAATGTCACACTAACAAACAAGTCCATCTTGCCACAGGAGTTCGGATTTGTGGAACTTCCAGAA TTTGTTGAAATTCAACCGAATGATGGCTTCGGTGTTCTTCTTCCCCTTGAAAGCCTGACACTGGACATAATCTTTAAAGCCAACAAGGCAAAAGAGTATAGCTTTGAACTGACCTGCAAGTCAGAGAGTAATAG acGATTCAAGCTGTCATGCAGAGCAGTTGGAGTCCACCCACCTCTTGAATTGTCTCATTCCTTAGTTCAATTTGCCGCAACAGCTCTAAATGATGTGTCTACAGCAACACTGTATGTGATGAATTCCCATGTGAGTGTCAACCACTTTACTCATGCTGTCCCAAGAATTGGCAATGGGGAAGTTGCCCCTGTCGGACCCGCTTCGTTTGAATTCTGTGTGCCAGAAGACTGTCCTGTGACAGTCACGCCTTCTGTTGGAACTGTGTTGCCTGGGAAG aaaaagaagaaagatgaaaagagagagggaaagaaattaaacattcCCATTACCAGACGGCAATCTTCCAGACAGTTTGTAAGGGATGGAAGCAGTAAATACCTGAGTTCTTCAAGTAGTTCTGAGCAACCAGAATCCAAAGAGATAAAGCCTGA TTCAGAAGCTTATATGGCAGCCCAGGCTTCCCTGATGAGGAATTTCAGAGGGAggtttgaaaaatacattatacCATGCTTTGTTGCAAGTGGAGATATTGATGAAAAGAGAGGCTCAGAAAATCTAACCTGCAG CCCCTATAACACCTTGTATTTGGAGTTGCACTGTCCAGCTGTAGCACCATCTGTTGTGGTCACTTCAGATAATGGAAAAAACATAGTCAATTTTGGTGATGTTGCCGTAG GCCACACAATAATTCAGCGAGTTACAATACAAAATATCTCCCCAGAAAAGCTGGAA CTAGGATTCTCAGTTCTGAATCCCAGTGGTCCCTTCCTGTTGGTCAGACCAGTTAGAATACTTGAGCCAGGTGATAATAAAGCCCTCATCAtctctttttctccaaatgaGAATAAATGG TTTTTTGAAGCGCTAGACATCCGGACAGCACAAAAGAACTTAACCCTAAGTATCACGGGGCGTGGGGTGATGCCGTCAGTTGTTTGCTCTGTGGAGGAAGTACTGGATATGGGATACGTCCTTGCCAGAGAGAAGACAACTTCCACATTTGAG ATACAGAACACTTCCACACTGACCCTGCAGTACTCCATCCAACTGGATTCACTTTCGCCAACACGGAACAAAGATCAGCAGAGACTTCCATCCTTTCTCACGTCCTCTTTGCAAAGAACAGAGATTGTTG GAACACAGAACTATACTGGTTTAAGCGTGTTCAGCATCTTTCCGACACAAGGAGAAATTCTTGCCGGGAAGAGCCAGGACTTTGTTGTTACTTTCAGTCCTGACCATGAAAGCCTGTACTATTCGGACCGTCTCAAGGTTGTGCTCTTTGGCAAG AAAACAGCCCACGTAATCCAGCTAAAGGGTGCAGCAAGAGAACATCCAATGTTTGTGGAAGGTGGAATTCCACTGGATGTGCCCATCGAGTCCTTGGCTGTAACGTTACCTGTGTCATCACAGGAAGCGCTAAAGGAAG